A genome region from Thermomonospora amylolytica includes the following:
- a CDS encoding helix-turn-helix domain-containing protein — MTVTDMCRELRVPRSTMYRWLSTGKGPNVLRMPNKKYRIKRSDFLEWVSRHEIRTEGGVW; from the coding sequence ATGACGGTCACTGACATGTGCCGTGAGCTGCGGGTTCCTCGCTCGACTATGTACCGGTGGCTGTCCACTGGGAAGGGTCCGAACGTCCTCAGAATGCCGAACAAAAAGTATCGAATCAAGCGCTCTGATTTCCTAGAATGGGTGAGTAGGCACGAAATCCGGACGGAAGGTGGAGTGTGGTGA